A DNA window from Rhodococcus sp. Z13 contains the following coding sequences:
- the zomB gene encoding flagellar motor control protein ZomB, with protein sequence MDGVDDTQAGPSRTVRPPRRDRLATGVFAGGVVVAALLMFWGAWERRWIADDGLIVLRTVRNLLAGNGPVFNAGERVEANTSTLWTYIVYAGGWLTGVRLEYVVLGIALFLSTAAIVLAMLGTARLYRWRMRTATGTLLLLPAGVLVYIAVPPARDFATSGLESCLVVCWLALLWLLMLRWAVPDPEGGPLPGTAQILATAFVAGLGPLVRPELAIVAVLALAMLFFARGLDLRVRVAMVAVAGAVPVAYQIWRMGYYGLPYPNTAVAKDAGGAKWAQGFEYLGNLVSPYLLWLPLLFLVVLVAAVLVTTRDAASRLVPAEGRPRDVRGLLGWGQTLLRTPTAVVLLFLGSGLLLALYSLRVGGDFMHGRVLLPPLFCLLLPVAVVPVPLPDRAVLGNNRPTQLAGGLGVLWLATVVWAFFAANTTGMTEGAVVGRSGIVDERAFYVLNTGHAHPIRAEDYLDYPRMRAMVEAIANTPNGGLLLPTPAFDAWDVVPPPEPIPPGGAGHTVFFLNLGMTSMNTGLDVRVVDQMGLAYPLAAHTERLEDGRIGHDKILYPDWAVADSGMVDVHPWMPAYLDEEWVAKAKAALTCPETRELLDSSSAELTWPLFKRNLRKAFEYAGYRIDRVPEYEIQRCDLEMP encoded by the coding sequence GTGGACGGCGTCGACGACACGCAGGCCGGACCGTCCCGAACGGTCCGGCCTCCTCGCCGTGACCGCCTCGCGACCGGGGTGTTCGCGGGTGGGGTGGTCGTCGCCGCCCTCCTGATGTTCTGGGGAGCGTGGGAGCGGCGCTGGATCGCCGACGACGGGCTCATCGTGCTGCGCACGGTGCGGAACCTGCTCGCCGGCAACGGCCCGGTCTTCAACGCGGGCGAACGCGTCGAGGCCAACACCTCCACGCTGTGGACGTACATCGTCTACGCGGGGGGCTGGCTCACCGGAGTTCGCCTCGAATACGTGGTGCTCGGCATCGCCCTGTTCCTGTCGACCGCCGCGATCGTGCTCGCGATGCTCGGCACGGCCCGCCTGTACCGGTGGCGGATGCGCACGGCGACGGGAACGTTGCTGCTGCTCCCGGCCGGTGTCCTCGTCTACATCGCGGTGCCGCCCGCCCGCGACTTCGCCACCTCGGGTCTCGAGTCCTGTCTGGTGGTCTGCTGGCTGGCCCTGTTGTGGCTGCTCATGCTGCGCTGGGCCGTGCCCGATCCGGAGGGGGGTCCGCTGCCGGGCACCGCGCAGATCCTCGCGACGGCCTTCGTCGCCGGTCTCGGCCCGCTCGTGCGCCCGGAACTGGCGATCGTCGCGGTGCTGGCGCTGGCGATGCTGTTCTTCGCCCGCGGCCTGGACCTGCGGGTGCGGGTCGCGATGGTCGCCGTGGCCGGTGCCGTGCCGGTGGCCTACCAGATCTGGCGCATGGGCTACTACGGCCTGCCCTATCCCAACACCGCCGTCGCGAAGGATGCGGGCGGCGCGAAGTGGGCCCAGGGCTTCGAGTATCTCGGCAACCTGGTCTCCCCGTACCTGCTGTGGCTGCCGCTGCTGTTCCTCGTCGTGCTGGTCGCGGCGGTGCTCGTCACCACCCGCGACGCCGCGTCCCGTCTCGTCCCGGCCGAGGGCCGGCCCCGGGACGTGCGCGGTCTGCTCGGCTGGGGGCAGACGCTGCTGCGCACCCCCACCGCGGTGGTCCTGCTGTTCCTCGGCTCGGGTCTGCTGCTCGCGCTGTACTCGCTGCGCGTGGGCGGCGACTTCATGCACGGTCGCGTCCTGCTGCCGCCGCTGTTCTGCCTGCTGCTGCCCGTCGCCGTCGTGCCGGTGCCGCTGCCGGACCGTGCCGTGCTCGGGAACAACCGGCCCACGCAGCTCGCCGGGGGGCTGGGTGTGCTGTGGCTGGCCACCGTCGTGTGGGCGTTCTTCGCGGCGAACACCACCGGTATGACCGAGGGCGCCGTGGTGGGCCGCTCCGGCATCGTCGACGAGCGTGCCTTCTACGTCCTCAACACCGGGCACGCCCATCCGATCCGCGCCGAGGACTATCTCGACTACCCGCGGATGCGGGCGATGGTCGAGGCCATCGCGAACACCCCGAACGGGGGTCTGCTGCTGCCCACGCCGGCCTTCGACGCGTGGGACGTCGTGCCTCCGCCCGAGCCCATCCCGCCCGGGGGAGCGGGGCACACCGTCTTCTTCCTCAATCTGGGCATGACGAGCATGAACACGGGCCTGGACGTGCGGGTCGTCGACCAGATGGGTCTGGCCTATCCGCTGGCGGCGCACACCGAGCGTCTCGAGGACGGCCGCATCGGGCACGACAAGATCCTGTATCCCGACTGGGCGGTCGCCGACTCGGGCATGGTCGACGTGCATCCCTGGATGCCCGCCTATCTGGACGAGGAGTGGGTCGCGAAGGCGAAGGCCGCGCTGACCTGTCCCGAGACGCGGGAGTTGCTGGACTCGTCGAGCGCCGAGCTGACCTGGCCGCTGTTCAAGCGGAACCTCCGCAAGGCCTTCGAGTACGCCGGTTACCGGATCGACCGGGTGCCGGAGTACGAGATCCAGCGGTGCGATCTGGAGATGCCGTAG
- a CDS encoding MerR family transcriptional regulator produces the protein MPREWSIQQLARAAGVTSRTLRHYGDVGVLRPSRTAGSNGMRFYDEDALVRLQRILLLRDLGLSLPLIRDVLTGHDDTVSALRTHLDLLEHERRQLDRRIAAVRTTLTKTERGEDLMADEVFDGFDHTQYRDEVIERWGKEAYDSGDRWWRGMGDDERRDWTADVRRLNDDWTAAARSGVDPAGPEAQELARRHVEWLTSVPGTPAHGARGKGCREYVLALADMYVEDERFAANYGGREGAEFVRAALRHHV, from the coding sequence GTGCCCCGCGAATGGTCCATCCAGCAACTGGCACGCGCGGCCGGCGTCACCAGCCGCACCCTGCGGCACTACGGCGACGTCGGGGTGCTGCGCCCGAGCCGCACCGCCGGCAGCAACGGCATGCGCTTCTACGACGAGGACGCCCTCGTCCGGCTCCAGCGCATCCTGCTGCTCCGCGATCTCGGGTTGTCGCTGCCCCTGATCCGGGACGTACTCACCGGTCACGACGACACCGTGAGCGCCCTGCGCACCCACCTCGACCTGCTCGAACACGAGCGCCGGCAGCTGGACCGCCGCATCGCCGCGGTCCGCACCACCCTGACGAAGACGGAGAGAGGGGAGGACCTCATGGCGGACGAGGTGTTCGACGGGTTCGACCACACGCAGTACCGCGACGAGGTGATCGAGCGGTGGGGGAAGGAGGCCTACGACAGCGGTGACCGCTGGTGGCGCGGTATGGGCGACGACGAGCGCCGCGACTGGACGGCCGACGTCCGGCGGCTGAACGACGACTGGACCGCCGCCGCGCGGTCCGGTGTCGACCCGGCCGGCCCCGAGGCGCAGGAACTGGCGCGTCGCCATGTCGAATGGCTCACGTCCGTGCCCGGCACACCCGCCCACGGCGCGAGGGGGAAGGGGTGCCGCGAGTACGTGCTGGCCCTGGCCGACATGTACGTCGAGGACGAGCGGTTCGCCGCCAACTACGGCGGCCGCGAGGGCGCGGAATTCGTCCGCGCCGCGCTGCGGCACCACGTGTGA
- the glf gene encoding UDP-galactopyranose mutase produces MTAASAPQPSTGEYDLIVVGSGFFGLTIAERAATQLGKRVLVIERRPHIGGNAYSEPEPETGIEIHKYGAHLFHTSNKRVWDYVNQFTEFTNYQHRVFAMHKGQAYQFPMGLGLVSQFFGRYFSPDEARALIKEQASEIDTAEAKNLEEKAISLIGRPLYEAFVRDYTAKQWQTDPKELPAGNITRLPVRYTFDNRYFNDTYEGLPVEGYTAWLENMARDEKIEVRLDTDWFEVRDEIRAKSPDAPVVYTGPIDRYFDYAEGKLGWRTLDFETEVLPTGDFQGTPVMNYNDADVPYTRIHEFRHFHPEREYPADKTVIMREYSRFAEDDDEPYYPINTPEDRDKLLAYRKRAKKEAEENKVLFGGRLGTYQYLDMHMAIASALSLFDNVLRPHFESGAPISGDAS; encoded by the coding sequence GTGACTGCTGCATCAGCGCCCCAGCCCTCAACCGGTGAGTACGACCTGATCGTCGTCGGCTCCGGATTCTTCGGACTGACGATCGCCGAGCGCGCGGCCACGCAGCTCGGCAAGCGAGTGCTCGTGATCGAGCGTCGCCCCCACATCGGCGGCAACGCCTACTCCGAGCCCGAACCGGAGACCGGCATCGAGATCCACAAGTACGGTGCCCACCTGTTCCACACCTCCAACAAGCGGGTGTGGGACTACGTCAACCAGTTCACCGAGTTCACGAACTACCAGCACCGCGTGTTTGCGATGCACAAGGGGCAGGCCTACCAGTTCCCGATGGGACTCGGGCTCGTGTCGCAGTTCTTCGGCCGCTACTTCAGCCCCGACGAGGCACGCGCCCTCATCAAGGAGCAGGCCTCCGAGATCGACACCGCCGAGGCGAAGAACCTCGAGGAGAAGGCGATCTCCCTGATCGGCCGCCCGCTCTACGAGGCGTTCGTCCGCGACTACACCGCCAAGCAGTGGCAGACCGACCCCAAGGAACTGCCCGCCGGCAACATCACGCGGCTGCCCGTCCGCTACACCTTCGACAACCGCTACTTCAACGACACCTACGAGGGCCTGCCCGTCGAGGGCTACACCGCGTGGCTCGAGAACATGGCGAGGGACGAGAAGATCGAGGTCCGCCTCGACACCGACTGGTTCGAGGTGCGCGACGAGATCCGGGCGAAGAGCCCCGACGCCCCCGTCGTCTACACCGGTCCCATCGACCGCTACTTCGACTACGCCGAGGGCAAGCTCGGCTGGCGCACCCTCGACTTCGAGACCGAGGTGCTGCCCACCGGCGACTTCCAGGGCACCCCGGTCATGAACTACAACGACGCCGACGTGCCGTACACGCGCATCCACGAGTTCCGGCACTTCCATCCGGAGCGGGAGTACCCGGCGGACAAGACGGTCATCATGCGCGAGTACTCGCGCTTCGCCGAGGACGACGACGAGCCGTACTACCCGATCAACACCCCCGAGGACCGCGACAAGCTGCTGGCCTACCGCAAGCGCGCGAAGAAGGAGGCCGAGGAGAACAAGGTCCTGTTCGGCGGCCGCCTCGGCACCTACCAGTACCTCGACATGCACATGGCGATCGCGAGCGCGCTGTCGCTGTTCGACAACGTGCTCCGCCCGCACTTCGAGTCGGGTGCGCCGATCAGCGGGGACGCTTCGTGA
- a CDS encoding alpha/beta hydrolase-fold protein, with product MQMRTELEHGERRTRPNATSARAGGARRGRKRALGLIAAALVFPVAAGLTTTVSVAAAAPAVVQTGPTDTAGATVRAVDWLTDRRVALWVDSPSMGTPIQVQLLLARDWNSKPDAKFPSVFMLDGMRARDDENGWTLETDAESFFADKNVNVVLPVGGQSSFYSDWIDQNNGQNYKWETFLTKELPAILERDWRTTDKRGVVGLSMGGTAAMFLPARNPGFAQFAASLSGILTTTTLGMPEAIHYAMMDAGGFDSEAMWGAPGSDTWESHDPYLLADKLKGVSLYISSGSGTTGPYDEPSGIIPGVSTNYAGMGLEILSRLTSQAFATKLKKHGIPAQIVYRPSGTHSWPYWEFELHQLWPQLAGALGVEVDKPECTATGAIGDLAAANGWLGDCLTPEYDLAGGRVQDFRFGRVFSSEGVTVPVAGAIGGAYQKAGGPASTLGYPTTEERGTPDGRGRYNHFRGGAIYWTPQTGAHPVVGKIFEEWRNQGWEGGPLGYPVLDEVPTPDGRGAVQGFEIGAMYWTPETGAHAVQGMILGKYAELGYETGVLGYPTSSEQPARDGGRFGEFQHGRIYWSPLTGAWPVRGKVLEKWLAEGGDTGRLGLPISDEFPAEGGKGMQQNFQFGFVTVDGDTVTLHP from the coding sequence ATGCAGATGCGAACTGAGCTCGAGCACGGTGAGCGACGCACCCGGCCGAACGCGACGTCCGCACGCGCAGGTGGTGCGCGTCGCGGCCGCAAGCGTGCCCTCGGCCTGATCGCCGCGGCCCTGGTGTTCCCGGTCGCCGCGGGCCTGACGACCACGGTCTCGGTCGCCGCGGCCGCTCCGGCCGTCGTGCAGACCGGTCCCACCGACACCGCCGGCGCGACCGTCCGTGCCGTCGACTGGCTCACCGACCGGCGCGTCGCCCTGTGGGTCGACTCCCCGTCGATGGGAACTCCGATCCAGGTGCAGCTGCTGCTCGCACGCGACTGGAACAGCAAGCCCGACGCGAAGTTCCCCTCGGTGTTCATGCTCGACGGCATGCGGGCGCGCGACGACGAGAACGGCTGGACGCTCGAGACCGACGCGGAGTCCTTCTTCGCCGACAAGAACGTCAACGTCGTGCTGCCGGTCGGCGGTCAGTCGAGCTTCTACTCCGACTGGATCGACCAGAACAACGGCCAGAACTACAAGTGGGAGACCTTCCTGACGAAGGAGCTCCCGGCGATCCTCGAGCGCGACTGGCGCACCACCGACAAGCGCGGCGTCGTCGGCCTGTCGATGGGCGGCACCGCCGCGATGTTCCTGCCCGCCCGCAACCCGGGCTTCGCACAGTTCGCGGCCTCGCTCTCCGGCATCCTCACCACGACGACGCTGGGCATGCCCGAGGCCATCCACTACGCGATGATGGACGCCGGCGGCTTCGACTCCGAGGCGATGTGGGGTGCTCCCGGTTCGGACACCTGGGAGTCGCACGATCCCTATCTGCTCGCCGACAAGCTCAAGGGCGTCAGCCTCTACATCTCGAGCGGCAGCGGCACCACCGGCCCGTACGACGAGCCGTCGGGCATCATCCCCGGTGTCAGCACCAACTACGCCGGCATGGGCCTCGAGATCCTGTCGCGGCTGACCTCGCAGGCGTTCGCGACGAAGCTGAAGAAGCACGGCATCCCCGCGCAGATCGTGTACCGGCCCTCCGGCACGCACTCGTGGCCGTACTGGGAGTTCGAGCTGCACCAGTTGTGGCCGCAGCTCGCCGGGGCGCTCGGCGTGGAGGTCGACAAGCCCGAGTGCACCGCCACCGGGGCCATCGGTGACCTCGCGGCCGCCAACGGCTGGCTCGGCGACTGCCTGACCCCCGAGTACGACCTCGCGGGTGGCCGGGTGCAGGACTTCCGCTTCGGCCGGGTGTTCTCCTCGGAGGGTGTGACCGTCCCGGTCGCCGGTGCGATCGGTGGCGCCTACCAGAAGGCCGGTGGCCCGGCGAGCACGCTCGGTTACCCGACCACGGAGGAGCGGGGCACCCCGGACGGGCGCGGCCGCTACAACCACTTCCGCGGCGGCGCGATCTACTGGACGCCGCAGACCGGTGCCCACCCGGTGGTCGGCAAGATCTTCGAGGAGTGGCGCAACCAGGGCTGGGAAGGTGGCCCGCTCGGCTATCCCGTCCTCGACGAGGTGCCCACCCCGGACGGTCGCGGCGCGGTCCAGGGCTTCGAGATCGGCGCCATGTACTGGACGCCCGAGACCGGCGCCCACGCCGTGCAGGGCATGATCCTCGGCAAGTACGCCGAACTCGGCTACGAGACGGGTGTGCTCGGCTACCCGACCAGCAGCGAGCAGCCCGCGAGGGACGGCGGTCGTTTCGGTGAGTTCCAGCACGGTCGCATCTACTGGAGCCCGCTCACGGGTGCATGGCCGGTGCGCGGCAAGGTGCTCGAGAAGTGGCTCGCCGAGGGTGGCGACACGGGCCGCCTGGGCCTCCCGATCAGCGACGAATTCCCTGCTGAGGGCGGTAAGGGCATGCAGCAGAACTTCCAGTTCGGCTTCGTCACCGTCGACGGCGACACGGTGACCCTGCACCCGTAG
- a CDS encoding decaprenyl-phosphate phosphoribosyltransferase has protein sequence MSEEAAPLKEAPKSLAGGIVKAVRPRQWVKNVLVLAAPMAAGSVTDVDVLLPVALAFVVFCMAASGIYLVNDAMDVEADRAHPTKRFRPIAAGVLPVRLAYILAVVLLAGSIALSFLANWQLAVVMAVYIAIQLAYCFGLKHQAVLDICIVSSGFLIRAIAGGVAAEIPLSQWFLLIMAFGSLFMAAGKRYAELRLATRTGAKIRKSLEYYTETYLRFVWTVAATAVVLCYGLWAFEQDNVAGSNWYAISMIPFVIAILRYAVDVDGGEAGEPEEIALKDRVLQLLAIVWILVVGGAVYLF, from the coding sequence ATGAGCGAGGAGGCGGCGCCCCTCAAGGAAGCGCCCAAGAGCCTGGCCGGGGGCATCGTCAAGGCGGTGCGCCCGCGCCAATGGGTGAAGAACGTCCTGGTGCTCGCGGCACCGATGGCGGCCGGTTCGGTCACCGACGTGGACGTGCTGCTGCCCGTCGCGCTCGCGTTCGTCGTGTTCTGCATGGCCGCGTCCGGCATCTATCTGGTCAACGACGCGATGGACGTCGAGGCCGACCGCGCGCACCCCACCAAGCGGTTCCGGCCCATCGCTGCCGGTGTGCTGCCGGTGCGCCTCGCCTACATCCTGGCGGTGGTGCTGCTCGCCGGCTCGATCGCCCTGTCGTTCCTGGCGAACTGGCAGCTCGCGGTGGTCATGGCGGTCTACATCGCCATCCAGCTGGCCTACTGCTTCGGGCTCAAGCACCAGGCGGTGCTCGACATCTGCATCGTCTCGTCGGGCTTCCTCATCCGCGCCATCGCCGGTGGTGTGGCCGCGGAGATCCCGCTGTCGCAGTGGTTCCTGCTGATCATGGCGTTCGGGTCGCTGTTCATGGCGGCCGGCAAGCGCTACGCCGAGCTGCGCCTCGCGACCCGCACGGGCGCGAAGATCCGCAAGTCGCTCGAGTACTACACGGAGACCTACCTGCGGTTCGTGTGGACCGTGGCCGCCACCGCGGTGGTGCTCTGCTACGGCCTGTGGGCGTTCGAACAGGACAACGTCGCCGGCTCCAACTGGTACGCGATCTCGATGATCCCGTTCGTCATCGCCATCCTCCGCTACGCGGTGGACGTCGACGGCGGTGAGGCCGGGGAGCCCGAGGAGATCGCGCTGAAGGACCGGGTACTGCAGTTGCTCGCCATCGTGTGGATCCTGGTGGTCGGCGGTGCTGTCTACCTCTTCTGA
- a CDS encoding DUF732 domain-containing protein, producing the protein MPARTRSRSTRVLGALAAGLTAAAVLSACGSDDSTATSTPTSTTAAETSTQTSTTAKAGESTSAAATETKASGESSAQSTPEVPAGVPPVGPEPSPAGQAFLSVLREKGVQPVDEAGAVNIADYICSAKAQGGTDEEIKVFVTALVGSDAAAGGVELTEEEASATADTYITVAGDTYCG; encoded by the coding sequence ATGCCTGCACGGACCCGTTCGCGTTCGACCCGCGTCCTCGGCGCGCTCGCCGCCGGCCTGACCGCCGCGGCCGTTCTGTCCGCCTGCGGTAGCGACGACTCCACCGCTACCAGCACGCCGACGAGCACCACCGCCGCCGAGACCTCGACGCAGACGTCGACCACCGCGAAGGCCGGGGAATCGACCTCGGCCGCCGCCACGGAGACGAAGGCGAGCGGGGAGAGCAGCGCCCAGTCCACGCCGGAGGTCCCGGCGGGCGTCCCGCCGGTCGGACCCGAGCCGTCGCCGGCCGGCCAGGCCTTCCTGTCGGTGTTGCGCGAGAAGGGCGTCCAGCCGGTCGACGAGGCCGGTGCCGTGAACATCGCCGACTACATCTGCAGCGCGAAGGCCCAGGGCGGCACGGACGAGGAGATCAAGGTGTTCGTCACCGCCCTCGTGGGCAGCGACGCCGCCGCGGGTGGCGTGGAGCTGACGGAGGAGGAGGCCTCGGCCACCGCCGACACCTACATCACCGTCGCCGGCGACACCTACTGCGGCTAG
- a CDS encoding phosphatase PAP2 family protein has translation MLQTVQATVGAVPAATKIARGMSHFGEHALGWMAVGGLGALLDRPRRRQWAGVAVGAFGAHAASVVIKRVVRRPRPDDPTVQVNVSTPSRLSFPSSHVTSTTAAAVLLARTTGLPFPAVLVPPMMLSRLVLGVHYPTDVLAGAALGAASAAVVVQAEKKWGDR, from the coding sequence GTGCTGCAGACGGTGCAGGCCACCGTCGGTGCCGTGCCCGCCGCGACGAAGATCGCCCGCGGCATGTCGCACTTCGGTGAGCACGCTCTCGGCTGGATGGCCGTCGGTGGTCTCGGTGCGCTCCTCGACCGCCCGCGGCGGCGGCAGTGGGCGGGTGTGGCCGTCGGTGCGTTCGGTGCGCACGCGGCGTCCGTGGTGATCAAGCGGGTGGTGCGCCGCCCGCGGCCCGACGACCCGACCGTGCAGGTCAACGTGTCGACGCCGAGCCGGCTGAGCTTCCCGTCCTCGCACGTGACGTCCACGACCGCGGCGGCCGTGCTGCTCGCCCGGACGACGGGGCTACCCTTTCCGGCGGTACTCGTGCCGCCCATGATGCTGTCGCGCCTCGTGCTGGGTGTGCACTACCCGACGGATGTCCTGGCCGGCGCGGCGCTGGGCGCGGCGTCTGCGGCAGTCGTGGTGCAGGCCGAGAAGAAGTGGGGAGATCGATGA
- a CDS encoding glycosyltransferase — MTPAKHAATAQASTPAPDELLGKALLQRIILPRPGEPLDVRTLYLEESPTNARRAHATSRTALSIGAESEVSLCTYFNAFPASYWRRWSVLDSVVLRLEFTGHGRVDLYRSKADASRIHVTGREFRGEKTVVEIAADLGPFEDGGWMWFDVTTDTDVVLHAAGWYSPVEAPGAGSVAVGIPTFNRPADCVAALRALASDPLVMDVVDAVIIPDQGTRKVKDQPDFAEAAAPFGDRLVIHDQGNLGGSGGYSRIMYEALKTTTSPYILFMDDDIEIEPDSILRVLALSRFARSPMLVGGQMLNLQERSHLHTMGEVIHRPHFMWGAAPNVEYDHDFSTRPLHDREESKLLHRRIDVEFNGWWMCMIPRVVAEEIGQPLPLFIKWDDAEYGLRARAAGYPTVTMPGAAIWHMAWSDKDDAIDWQAYFHLRNRLVVASLHHDGDAGPLVLDTIKATIKHLVCLEYSTVAIQNKAIEDFLAGPEQLFDLLPRALGEVHALRKNFPDAVVLPSSTELPPASRADLGELGLPEGPVAKIKRLAKGALHNLRPENPEHHERPQLNVPTIDARWFLLSQVDGVTVTTADGRGVVYRKRDRAQARALLTEALRLRRELARRFPEMKQRYRDAVPALTSKEEWERVFGIGN, encoded by the coding sequence GTGACCCCCGCGAAGCACGCCGCCACCGCGCAGGCGTCCACCCCGGCCCCGGACGAGCTGCTCGGCAAGGCGCTGCTGCAGCGGATCATCCTGCCGCGGCCGGGTGAACCGCTCGACGTGCGCACCCTCTACCTGGAGGAGTCGCCGACCAACGCGCGTCGCGCCCACGCGACCAGCCGCACGGCCCTGTCGATCGGCGCCGAGTCCGAGGTGTCGCTGTGCACCTACTTCAACGCCTTCCCGGCCAGCTACTGGCGGCGCTGGAGCGTCCTCGACTCGGTGGTGCTGCGCCTCGAGTTCACCGGCCACGGCCGCGTCGACCTGTACCGCAGCAAGGCCGACGCCAGCCGCATCCACGTCACCGGCCGCGAGTTCCGCGGCGAGAAGACGGTCGTGGAGATCGCCGCCGACCTCGGCCCGTTCGAGGACGGCGGCTGGATGTGGTTCGACGTCACCACCGACACCGACGTCGTCCTGCACGCCGCCGGCTGGTACTCGCCGGTCGAGGCCCCGGGCGCCGGTTCGGTCGCGGTGGGCATCCCCACCTTCAACCGTCCCGCCGACTGCGTGGCCGCCCTGCGCGCTCTCGCGTCCGACCCGCTGGTCATGGACGTCGTCGACGCCGTGATCATCCCGGACCAGGGCACCCGCAAGGTGAAGGACCAGCCCGACTTCGCGGAGGCCGCGGCACCCTTCGGCGACCGACTCGTCATCCACGACCAGGGCAATCTCGGTGGTTCCGGCGGCTACAGCCGGATCATGTACGAGGCGCTGAAGACCACCACCAGCCCGTACATCCTGTTCATGGACGACGACATCGAGATCGAACCCGACTCGATCCTGCGCGTCCTGGCCCTGTCGCGGTTCGCACGGAGCCCGATGCTCGTCGGCGGGCAGATGCTCAACCTGCAGGAACGCAGCCACCTGCACACCATGGGCGAGGTCATCCACCGCCCCCACTTCATGTGGGGTGCCGCCCCGAACGTCGAGTACGACCACGACTTCTCGACCCGCCCGCTGCACGACCGCGAGGAGTCCAAGCTCCTGCACCGCCGCATCGACGTGGAGTTCAACGGCTGGTGGATGTGCATGATCCCACGCGTCGTCGCGGAGGAGATCGGCCAGCCGCTGCCGCTGTTCATCAAGTGGGACGACGCCGAGTACGGGCTGCGGGCCCGTGCGGCCGGCTACCCGACGGTGACGATGCCGGGCGCCGCGATCTGGCACATGGCGTGGAGCGACAAGGACGACGCCATCGACTGGCAGGCGTACTTCCACCTGCGCAACCGCCTGGTCGTCGCCTCGCTGCACCACGATGGCGACGCCGGTCCGCTGGTGCTCGATACCATCAAGGCGACGATCAAGCACCTCGTGTGCCTCGAGTACTCGACCGTCGCGATCCAGAACAAGGCCATCGAGGATTTCCTCGCCGGTCCCGAGCAGTTGTTCGACCTGCTGCCGCGCGCCCTCGGCGAGGTGCACGCGCTGCGGAAGAACTTCCCCGACGCCGTGGTGCTGCCCTCGTCGACGGAACTGCCGCCCGCCTCGCGCGCGGATCTCGGTGAGCTCGGACTCCCCGAGGGGCCGGTCGCCAAGATCAAGCGGCTCGCCAAGGGCGCCCTGCACAATCTGCGGCCGGAGAACCCGGAGCACCACGAGCGGCCGCAGTTGAACGTGCCGACGATCGACGCCCGCTGGTTCCTGCTGTCGCAGGTCGACGGCGTGACGGTCACCACGGCGGACGGCCGCGGGGTCGTCTACCGTAAGCGCGATCGGGCGCAGGCCCGTGCACTGCTCACCGAGGCACTCAGGCTGCGGCGCGAGCTCGCGCGCCGGTTCCCCGAGATGAAGCAGCGGTACCGGGACGCGGTTCCCGCCCTGACCAGCAAGGAGGAGTGGGAGCGTGTCTTCGGTATCGGCAACTGA
- a CDS encoding alpha/beta hydrolase — protein MRFVPRLRQGLRRRLLGTAAAALVLPVAAGLVGTTAAVAAPAQTAPVAHRAPAGGFEEVFVDSDMGPIKVQIQWAARGGDAALYLLDGLRARDDANAWTFETNALQQFANDNVTLVMPVGGQSSFYTDWYAPSNLNGQEITYKWETFLTQQLPDYLATRGVSRNNNGILGLSMGGSAALTLAAYHRDQFKFASSLSGYLNLSAPGMREAIRVAMLDAGRFNVDSMWGPPWSPAWLRNDPFVFAPQLQGLSMYISAASGLPGQHDNPQGFVGYYNTVNGMALEALSLAQTRAFQIKLATLGIPATFDFPARGTHSWKYWEDELWKARPQILEALNAW, from the coding sequence ATGCGTTTTGTCCCTAGGTTGAGACAGGGCCTGCGCCGGCGCCTGCTCGGTACCGCGGCCGCAGCTCTGGTCCTCCCGGTCGCTGCAGGTCTGGTCGGTACCACCGCAGCAGTCGCCGCTCCGGCCCAGACCGCGCCGGTCGCGCACCGCGCGCCCGCAGGGGGCTTCGAAGAGGTCTTCGTCGATTCCGACATGGGCCCGATCAAGGTGCAGATCCAGTGGGCCGCCCGTGGTGGCGACGCCGCGCTGTACCTGCTCGACGGTCTGCGTGCCCGCGACGACGCCAACGCATGGACGTTCGAGACGAACGCGCTGCAGCAGTTCGCCAACGACAACGTCACGCTCGTCATGCCGGTCGGCGGACAGTCCAGCTTCTACACCGACTGGTACGCGCCGTCCAACCTGAACGGCCAGGAGATCACCTACAAGTGGGAGACCTTCCTGACCCAGCAGCTGCCGGACTACCTCGCCACCCGCGGCGTCTCGCGCAACAACAACGGCATCCTCGGCCTGTCGATGGGCGGCTCGGCCGCCCTGACCCTGGCCGCCTACCACCGCGACCAGTTCAAGTTCGCGTCGTCGCTGTCCGGCTACCTGAACCTCTCGGCTCCGGGTATGCGTGAGGCCATCCGCGTCGCCATGCTCGACGCCGGCCGCTTCAACGTCGACTCCATGTGGGGCCCGCCGTGGAGCCCGGCCTGGCTGCGCAACGACCCGTTCGTCTTCGCCCCGCAGCTCCAGGGCCTGTCGATGTACATCTCGGCGGCCAGCGGCCTGCCCGGACAGCACGACAACCCGCAGGGCTTCGTGGGCTACTACAACACGGTCAACGGCATGGCTCTCGAGGCGCTGTCGCTGGCACAGACCCGCGCGTTCCAGATCAAGCTCGCGACGCTCGGCATCCCGGCCACCTTCGACTTCCCGGCCCGCGGCACGCACTCCTGGAAGTACTGGGAGGACGAGCTGTGGAAGGCGCGGCCGCAGATCCTCGAGGCGCTGAACGCCTGGTGA